A section of the Streptomyces sp. NBC_01591 genome encodes:
- a CDS encoding SpoIIE family protein phosphatase, producing MPHRSVGRELLSLFSVRTVAGQVFCFVLALVMLLIAGAAIALVVQGRSVGLHEARTRALSVAQTFADSPGIVQALDSKNPTAILQPRAEEVRKEADVDYVVVTSPRAIRYTHPNPALIGKHFIGPYKEALTGKGFTQTGSGTLGPSIEAVVPVTRSDGSVVGLVAVGLTDRSVDSVADRSIRLSIAAAVAALTLTVGGAALVSRRLRRQTHGLEPAEMTRMYEHHDAVLHAVREGVLIVEADRLTLANDEARRLLDLPPDAEGRAVTDLGLDPGTAELFVSGRTVTDELLRAGNRLLAVNLRPTDTHGGPPGTVVTLRDTTELRAVTGQAEFATERLLLLYEAGARIGTTLDVTRTAQELTEVAISGFADAATVDLADPVLRGDEPVTPDGATLEMRRTAVAAVRADHPLYPIGHLVGFVPDRTRAMRVHRDDADLKGEFTKLGWRNWDLDVAERLRVQGFHSLMSVPLHARGVILGMANFWRSGDSEPFDDDDLSFAEELVARAAVGVDNARRYTREHALAVTLQRSLLPRGLPEQNALDVAHRYLPAYEGVGGDWFDVIPLSGARVALVVGDVVGHGLHAAATMGRLRTSVHNFSSLDPAPDELLGHLDELVSRIDREEVDAGDVEIAGATCLYAVYDAVSGNCAVARAGHPGPVLVLPDGTVECPEVPTGVPLGIGGMPFEAAEFHVPEGSRLVLYTDGLVERRDRDIGTGLDLLRDALAGRDRTPEETCDDVLAALLHDQPDDDVALLVARTRTLDPDQVAQWAVATDPAAVAGVRKNVAQWLTDRGLEEEAFATELILSELVTNAVRYGGAPIGVRLLYDRNLICEVSDSSSTSPHLRYAATTDEGGRGLFLVAQFAERWGTRYTETGKVIWSEQTVGEPEDNAF from the coding sequence ATGCCCCACCGCTCCGTGGGCCGCGAACTGCTGTCGCTGTTCAGTGTGCGTACCGTGGCCGGTCAGGTGTTCTGCTTCGTGCTCGCGCTCGTCATGCTGCTCATCGCCGGCGCTGCGATCGCGCTGGTGGTGCAGGGCCGCAGCGTCGGCCTGCACGAGGCCCGGACCCGCGCACTGAGCGTGGCCCAGACATTCGCCGACTCGCCGGGGATCGTGCAGGCGCTGGACAGCAAGAACCCCACCGCGATCCTGCAGCCACGCGCGGAGGAGGTCCGCAAGGAGGCCGATGTCGATTACGTCGTCGTGACCAGCCCCCGGGCTATCCGCTATACCCACCCGAACCCCGCGCTGATCGGCAAGCACTTCATCGGCCCGTACAAGGAGGCGCTGACCGGTAAGGGCTTCACCCAGACCGGCTCCGGCACCCTGGGGCCCTCGATCGAAGCAGTGGTGCCTGTCACCCGGTCCGACGGTTCGGTTGTCGGCCTGGTGGCCGTCGGACTCACCGACAGGTCGGTGGACAGCGTGGCCGATCGTTCCATCCGGTTGAGCATCGCCGCCGCGGTGGCCGCCCTCACGCTCACGGTGGGTGGCGCGGCGCTTGTGAGCAGACGGCTGCGCCGTCAGACGCACGGGCTCGAACCCGCCGAGATGACCCGGATGTACGAGCACCACGACGCGGTGCTGCACGCGGTCCGCGAGGGTGTCCTCATCGTCGAGGCCGACCGGCTGACCCTGGCCAACGACGAGGCCCGCAGACTCCTCGACCTGCCCCCGGACGCCGAGGGCCGAGCGGTGACGGACCTCGGGCTGGACCCGGGTACCGCGGAACTGTTCGTCTCCGGCCGGACCGTCACGGATGAGCTGCTGCGGGCCGGCAACCGGCTGCTGGCCGTCAACCTCCGTCCGACCGACACGCACGGCGGCCCGCCCGGCACCGTGGTGACCCTGCGGGACACCACCGAACTCCGCGCGGTCACGGGACAGGCGGAATTCGCGACCGAACGACTGCTGCTCCTGTACGAGGCCGGTGCCCGGATCGGCACCACACTCGATGTGACCCGGACGGCGCAGGAGCTGACGGAGGTGGCGATCTCCGGATTCGCCGACGCCGCGACGGTCGACCTCGCCGACCCCGTACTGAGAGGGGACGAACCGGTCACGCCGGACGGCGCCACGCTGGAGATGCGCCGCACCGCCGTCGCGGCGGTCCGCGCGGACCATCCGCTGTACCCGATCGGCCACCTGGTCGGCTTCGTCCCCGACAGGACCCGGGCCATGCGTGTGCACAGGGACGATGCCGACCTGAAGGGCGAATTCACGAAGCTGGGCTGGCGGAACTGGGATCTCGACGTGGCCGAGCGGCTCAGGGTGCAGGGATTCCACTCGCTCATGTCGGTGCCGCTGCACGCGCGCGGCGTGATTCTGGGCATGGCCAACTTCTGGCGCTCGGGCGATTCGGAACCGTTCGACGACGACGACCTGTCCTTCGCGGAGGAACTGGTGGCCCGAGCCGCGGTGGGTGTGGACAACGCCCGCCGCTACACGCGGGAGCACGCGCTGGCCGTGACGCTGCAGCGCAGTCTGCTGCCCCGTGGCCTGCCCGAGCAGAACGCCCTCGATGTCGCCCATCGCTATCTGCCGGCGTACGAGGGGGTGGGAGGCGACTGGTTCGATGTGATCCCGCTGTCCGGCGCCCGGGTGGCGCTGGTCGTCGGCGACGTGGTCGGGCACGGGCTGCACGCCGCGGCCACCATGGGGCGGCTGCGCACCAGCGTCCACAACTTCTCCTCGCTGGACCCGGCGCCCGATGAACTCCTCGGGCATCTCGATGAACTGGTCAGCCGGATCGACCGGGAGGAAGTCGACGCCGGTGATGTCGAGATCGCCGGAGCCACCTGTCTGTACGCGGTCTACGACGCGGTCTCCGGGAACTGCGCGGTGGCGCGGGCTGGCCACCCCGGGCCCGTGCTGGTCCTTCCCGACGGCACCGTCGAGTGCCCCGAGGTCCCGACCGGAGTTCCCCTCGGCATCGGCGGCATGCCCTTCGAGGCGGCCGAGTTCCACGTACCCGAGGGGAGCCGTCTGGTCCTCTACACGGACGGTCTCGTCGAGCGGCGGGACCGGGACATCGGCACTGGTCTCGACCTGCTGCGCGACGCTCTCGCCGGCCGCGACCGGACGCCGGAGGAGACCTGCGACGACGTGCTTGCCGCGCTGCTGCACGATCAGCCGGACGACGACGTCGCCCTGCTCGTGGCTCGCACCCGCACGCTCGATCCCGACCAGGTCGCGCAATGGGCCGTGGCCACCGATCCGGCGGCCGTCGCCGGAGTCCGCAAGAACGTCGCCCAGTGGCTCACCGACCGGGGCCTGGAGGAGGAGGCGTTCGCCACCGAACTGATCCTGAGCGAACTGGTCACCAACGCGGTGCGGTACGGCGGGGCACCCATCGGGGTCCGCCTGCTGTACGACCGCAACCTGATCTGCGAGGTCTCCGACAGCAGCAGCACCTCACCGCATCTGCGCTACGCGGCGACGACGGACGAGGGCGGCCGGGGCCTGTTCCTCGTCGCCCAGTTCGCCGAACGCTGGGGCACCCGCTACACCGAGACGGGCAAGGTCATCTGGTCGGAGCAGACGGTCGGCGAACCGGAAGACAACGCCTTCTAG
- a CDS encoding DUF397 domain-containing protein codes for MTHARTAALAWFKSSYSSDQGGNCIEVAYDWRKSSYSSSQGGDCVEVATHPAAVHIRDSKVTGGPVLTVPPAAWTAFLDATV; via the coding sequence ATGACCCACGCACGTACCGCCGCCCTCGCCTGGTTCAAGTCCAGCTACAGCAGCGACCAGGGCGGCAACTGCATCGAAGTCGCCTACGACTGGCGCAAGTCGAGCTACAGCAGCAGCCAGGGCGGTGACTGCGTGGAGGTCGCCACCCACCCCGCCGCTGTGCACATCCGCGACTCCAAGGTCACCGGCGGCCCCGTTCTCACGGTTCCCCCCGCCGCCTGGACCGCGTTCCTGGACGCCACGGTCTGA
- a CDS encoding YceI family protein yields MALFNRKNNNAPSATATATVAPAVDPALAALTGDYAIDPAHSSIGFTVRHAMVTNVRGTFGEHEGSLKLDGSDPANSAASIDVKIASVDTGIADRDGHLVSGDFFDAEKFPLMTFRSTQAEQLGGDKYRVTGDLTIKDVTRPLSIDLEFNGSATDVYGNERVGFEGSADILRSDWGLTWNAALETGGVMVSDKVKLNFDISAIKSAATQA; encoded by the coding sequence ATGGCTCTGTTCAACCGCAAGAACAACAACGCCCCGTCCGCCACTGCCACCGCCACCGTCGCCCCCGCCGTGGACCCGGCCCTCGCCGCCCTCACCGGCGACTACGCGATCGACCCGGCCCACAGCAGCATCGGCTTCACCGTGCGCCACGCGATGGTCACCAATGTGCGCGGCACCTTCGGCGAGCACGAGGGCAGTCTGAAGCTGGACGGCTCCGACCCGGCGAACTCCGCCGCGTCGATCGACGTCAAGATCGCCAGCGTCGACACCGGCATCGCCGACCGCGACGGGCACCTGGTCAGCGGCGACTTCTTCGACGCCGAGAAGTTCCCGCTCATGACGTTCCGCTCCACGCAGGCCGAGCAGCTCGGCGGTGACAAGTACCGCGTCACCGGTGACCTCACCATCAAGGACGTCACGCGTCCGCTCTCCATCGACCTGGAGTTCAACGGCTCCGCCACCGACGTCTACGGCAACGAGCGGGTCGGCTTCGAGGGCAGCGCGGACATCCTGCGCTCCGACTGGGGCCTGACCTGGAACGCGGCGCTGGAGACGGGCGGCGTGATGGTCAGCGACAAGGTCAAGCTCAACTTCGACATCTCCGCGATCAAGTCCGCCGCGACCCAGGCCTGA
- a CDS encoding GH1 family beta-glucosidase: protein MNITTPKEYAREITASAVPGLPADFRWGVATAAYQIEGAAAEDGRTPSIWDTYCRVPGMVVRGENGDVACDHYHRMPEDVRLIADLGVDTYRFSLSWPRIQPGGRGPANAKGLDFYKRLLDELEARDITPWITLYHWDLPQELETGDAGGSTAGGGWPARDTAHRFAEYAALAYDALGDRVKHWTTLNEPWCSAMLGYAYGNQAPGRQDFGDAIKAVHHLLLGHGLAARYIRETAAARGNELELGITLNLGTATPETGSPEDAEACRRADGMGRRLYLDPLVKGVYPEDVVADLAVHNAELPVLEGDLAVISTPIDVLGVNFYRGTLFSGVTEEGSPADADGLPVTRGVERDLPRTAMDWEITPTALTDLLVGLEKEYGVPTVVTENGAAFDDTVSEDGQIHDADRTTYLADHIAAVAAARAAGADVRGYFAWSLMDNFEWSYGYDKRFGIVRVDYGTQERTLKDSAKWYRDTIRLTRNQ, encoded by the coding sequence ATGAACATCACCACCCCCAAGGAATACGCGCGCGAGATCACCGCCTCGGCCGTCCCCGGCCTGCCCGCCGACTTCCGCTGGGGCGTCGCCACCGCCGCGTACCAGATCGAGGGCGCCGCCGCCGAGGACGGCCGGACCCCGTCCATCTGGGACACCTACTGCCGGGTGCCCGGCATGGTCGTCCGCGGCGAGAACGGCGATGTGGCCTGCGACCATTACCACCGGATGCCCGAGGACGTGCGGCTCATCGCGGACCTGGGCGTCGACACGTACCGGTTCTCGCTGTCCTGGCCACGCATCCAGCCGGGCGGGCGCGGCCCGGCCAACGCAAAGGGGCTGGACTTCTACAAGCGCCTGCTGGACGAGCTGGAGGCCAGGGACATCACCCCCTGGATCACCCTCTACCACTGGGACCTCCCGCAGGAGCTGGAGACCGGCGACGCCGGCGGCTCCACCGCGGGGGGCGGCTGGCCGGCCCGTGACACCGCCCACCGCTTCGCCGAGTACGCCGCGCTCGCGTACGACGCGCTCGGCGACCGGGTGAAGCACTGGACCACGCTGAACGAGCCGTGGTGCTCGGCCATGCTCGGTTACGCGTACGGCAACCAGGCGCCCGGCCGGCAGGACTTCGGCGACGCGATCAAGGCCGTCCACCATCTGCTCCTCGGCCACGGCCTCGCCGCGCGGTACATCCGCGAGACGGCCGCCGCCCGCGGCAACGAACTCGAACTCGGCATCACGCTCAACCTCGGCACCGCCACACCCGAGACCGGCAGTCCCGAGGACGCCGAGGCCTGCCGCCGCGCCGACGGGATGGGCCGCCGCCTCTACCTGGACCCGCTCGTCAAGGGCGTCTACCCCGAGGACGTCGTCGCCGACCTCGCGGTGCACAACGCCGAACTCCCGGTCCTGGAGGGCGACCTGGCCGTCATCTCCACCCCGATCGACGTCCTCGGCGTCAACTTCTATCGCGGCACCCTCTTCTCCGGCGTCACGGAAGAGGGCTCCCCGGCCGACGCCGACGGGCTGCCCGTCACCCGCGGCGTGGAGCGCGACCTGCCGCGTACCGCGATGGACTGGGAGATCACCCCCACCGCCCTCACCGACCTGCTGGTGGGCCTGGAGAAGGAGTACGGCGTCCCGACGGTCGTCACCGAGAACGGTGCCGCGTTCGACGACACCGTCTCCGAGGACGGGCAGATCCACGACGCCGACCGCACCACCTATCTCGCCGACCACATCGCCGCCGTCGCCGCGGCCCGTGCCGCGGGGGCCGATGTCCGGGGCTACTTCGCCTGGTCGCTGATGGACAACTTCGAGTGGTCCTACGGCTACGACAAGCGGTTCGGCATCGTCCGCGTCGACTACGGCACACAGGAGCGGACGCTCAAGGACAGCGCCAAGTGGTACCGCGACACCATCCGTCTCACCCGGAACCAGTGA
- a CDS encoding glycoside hydrolase family 64 protein: MISRRLFLTGGAAATATALTYPAWGSALSPSASAAPATCELALENRSLPGSVNAYVTGHEQGTDRWVLLRADGGVYRPDSPAAPQTPLPVDCAIPLNAAGGAPVVLTLPQMYGARVYFVRDDTLTFYLNPGPALVEPAFATSTDANYGRTWSFCEFTFNPQQLYANISYVDLVTALPIGLTLAGDATHTVAPLPDGAVQRIADGLTAQATADGQPWDKLVIRGADGNVLRVISPQNLMAPFFDRPDEMPFRDVFTSYIDQVWEKYRSTDLRIDLQGGRGVRTGRVSGDVLTFEGGHTFTKPVSKDIFTCNHGPFANNPADPDDKKALLARLASGFNRSLMLTHPDQPNGTSTADYYQDPTTNHWSRVVHANTPIGYAFPYDDVRPDGEPDVSGAANDGNPRRFTVTVGA, encoded by the coding sequence ATGATTTCGCGCAGGCTGTTCCTGACGGGCGGCGCCGCCGCCACCGCGACCGCCCTCACCTACCCCGCCTGGGGCAGCGCCCTGAGCCCGAGCGCCTCCGCTGCCCCCGCAACCTGCGAACTCGCCCTGGAGAACCGCTCGTTGCCGGGCAGCGTCAACGCCTACGTCACCGGCCACGAGCAGGGCACCGACCGCTGGGTCCTGCTGCGGGCCGACGGCGGCGTCTACCGCCCCGACTCCCCCGCCGCACCGCAGACCCCGCTGCCGGTCGACTGCGCCATCCCGCTGAACGCGGCGGGTGGCGCACCGGTGGTCCTGACCTTGCCCCAGATGTACGGCGCCCGCGTCTACTTCGTACGTGACGACACGCTCACGTTCTACCTCAACCCCGGCCCCGCCCTGGTCGAGCCGGCGTTCGCGACGTCCACCGACGCCAACTACGGCCGCACGTGGTCCTTCTGCGAGTTCACCTTCAACCCGCAACAGTTGTACGCGAACATCAGCTACGTCGACCTGGTCACCGCACTGCCGATCGGCCTGACCCTGGCCGGCGACGCGACGCACACCGTGGCACCGCTCCCGGACGGCGCGGTACAGCGGATCGCGGACGGCCTCACCGCCCAGGCCACCGCCGACGGCCAGCCGTGGGACAAGCTGGTGATCCGCGGCGCGGACGGCAACGTACTGCGGGTGATCTCACCGCAGAACCTGATGGCGCCGTTCTTCGACCGGCCGGACGAGATGCCGTTCCGCGATGTGTTCACGTCGTACATCGACCAGGTCTGGGAGAAGTACCGCTCCACCGACCTGCGGATCGACCTCCAGGGCGGCCGCGGCGTCCGCACCGGCCGGGTCAGCGGGGACGTCCTGACCTTCGAGGGCGGGCACACCTTCACCAAGCCCGTCTCCAAGGACATCTTCACCTGCAACCACGGCCCGTTCGCCAACAACCCGGCCGACCCGGACGACAAGAAGGCCCTCCTGGCCCGCCTCGCCTCCGGCTTCAACCGCTCCCTCATGCTCACCCACCCCGACCAGCCGAACGGCACCTCGACCGCCGACTACTACCAGGACCCGACCACCAACCACTGGTCCCGCGTAGTCCACGCCAACACCCCGATCGGCTACGCCTTCCCCTACGACGACGTCCGTCCCGACGGCGAACCCGACGTCTCGGGCGCGGCAAACGACGGCAACCCCCGCCGCTTCACGGTGACCGTGGGGGCCTGA
- a CDS encoding Imm1 family immunity protein: MTYNRAQAYYREQHADEPSVVRTPEDVDALIDALATGPEFENLAVLHSSERELLPSGFPDHEFMVGADGKRQVGVLSFMDEKSFVSLGSSGSSGVEVSYFVVENPTEFPATAEIPLALVRQAVKEFLSSGGRRPACVQWQEPEIW; encoded by the coding sequence GTGACGTACAACAGGGCTCAGGCGTACTATCGCGAACAGCACGCAGATGAACCGTCGGTAGTTCGAACCCCTGAGGACGTCGATGCGCTGATCGACGCTCTCGCTACGGGCCCTGAGTTCGAGAACTTGGCTGTTCTGCACAGTTCGGAGCGTGAGCTTCTGCCATCAGGATTTCCAGATCACGAGTTCATGGTTGGCGCCGACGGGAAGCGGCAGGTAGGCGTTCTGAGCTTCATGGACGAGAAGAGCTTTGTCTCGCTCGGCTCTTCGGGGAGTAGCGGAGTGGAGGTTTCCTACTTTGTGGTAGAGAATCCGACCGAATTTCCCGCCACCGCAGAAATCCCCCTTGCTCTGGTGCGTCAGGCCGTAAAGGAATTCCTTTCTTCTGGAGGGCGGCGTCCGGCGTGTGTCCAATGGCAGGAGCCGGAAATCTGGTAA
- a CDS encoding DUF1905 domain-containing protein, which produces MHVVFTGRVIEWRGPSPFYFAAVPTEQAADIREVAALATYGWGAVPVDARIGETAFTTSLFPKDGSYLLPLKNAVRKPQGLSAGDEVTVTMTVRV; this is translated from the coding sequence GTGCACGTTGTATTCACCGGCCGCGTCATCGAGTGGCGGGGGCCTTCACCGTTCTACTTCGCCGCCGTGCCGACCGAACAGGCCGCCGACATCCGCGAGGTGGCCGCGCTGGCCACGTACGGCTGGGGCGCGGTACCCGTGGACGCGCGCATCGGCGAGACCGCTTTCACCACGTCGCTCTTCCCCAAGGACGGCAGCTACCTGCTGCCGCTCAAGAACGCGGTCCGCAAGCCGCAGGGACTCTCGGCAGGTGACGAGGTCACCGTGACCATGACCGTCCGCGTGTAG
- a CDS encoding RHS repeat-associated core domain-containing protein has translation MPSWTYTYDLFGRQTGTSDPDKGASTTEYTELDQIDSTTDSRNAKLLYGYDEIGRKTDLWQTTKTDAEKLAHWSYDTLLKGRPTASTRYVGGTTGKAYTKQITAYDTLGRAISTDVVLPSDDPLVTAGAVSSTLTFGTDYRLDGNVNNTKEPEAGGLPQEIIGIRYNSVGLPTELSGTSTYLLGVSYSALGQAEVLTVGIEGAKNAYIRNTYEAGTGRLTRSHVTDQTHSYMLQDLNFTQDDAGNVQSIFDPTTLGGTSKADNQCFTYDANRRLTEAWTPKSADCATGGRTTANLDGAAPYWTSYTYNDAGQRDTETTHAATGDATTTYGYKTATGQPHPLVKTTGAKAATYAYDKAGNTTGRPGTQATQTLDWNTEGELASTTEPAAGAKPALGTTYLYDADGELLIRRATGDGDTVLYLGATEVRLTTKGATKTISSARYYSAAGQTIAVRTTTAGTAGSKLSYLAADHHGTSSIAMDATTQDVTKRYTTPFGASRGTKSTTWPDDKTFLGKPADTTTGLTHIGAREYDPSVGQFISVDPVLALDQHQSLNGYAYGNNNPVTSADPTGMWIDDGTGHSEPRRDGGPAGPPSPTPGRSGGTHGSGSSTATTGGDGPSPSPSPGPKPTSGPYKDAGIYDPAGQAAKWFWNEFLGFGPPEMHLMCGADGLCEYGPYDEAIFPWSPGGASRLLGNASRTGAALSFAQAVKSLKDVVKSNPVKKGGPTSGLGVPADGQIYAVQSGNKALDKELLKIANERLRQGWVESDVQQGSGVLSRTARR, from the coding sequence ATGCCAAGTTGGACCTACACCTACGACCTGTTCGGGCGTCAGACCGGCACGAGCGACCCGGACAAGGGCGCGTCCACCACCGAGTACACGGAGCTCGACCAGATCGACTCCACGACCGACTCACGCAACGCGAAGCTGCTCTACGGCTACGACGAGATCGGCCGCAAGACCGACCTGTGGCAGACCACGAAGACGGACGCCGAAAAACTCGCCCACTGGAGCTACGACACTCTGCTCAAGGGCCGGCCCACCGCTTCCACCCGCTACGTCGGTGGCACGACCGGCAAGGCCTACACGAAGCAGATCACGGCCTATGACACTCTCGGCCGTGCCATCAGCACCGATGTCGTGCTGCCGAGCGACGACCCGCTGGTCACCGCCGGGGCGGTATCGTCCACGCTCACTTTCGGCACGGACTACCGGCTCGACGGCAATGTCAACAACACCAAGGAGCCGGAAGCCGGCGGGCTCCCCCAGGAGATCATCGGAATCAGGTACAACTCCGTTGGCCTGCCCACCGAACTCTCCGGAACGAGCACCTACCTCCTCGGTGTCTCCTACTCCGCCCTCGGCCAGGCAGAAGTGCTCACCGTCGGCATCGAGGGTGCCAAGAACGCCTACATCAGGAACACGTACGAGGCAGGCACCGGCCGTCTCACCCGCAGCCACGTCACGGATCAGACCCACTCGTACATGCTGCAGGACCTCAACTTCACCCAGGACGACGCGGGCAACGTCCAGTCCATCTTCGACCCCACCACCCTCGGTGGCACATCCAAGGCCGACAACCAGTGCTTCACCTACGACGCCAACCGGCGCCTGACCGAAGCCTGGACCCCCAAGTCCGCCGACTGCGCCACCGGCGGCCGCACCACCGCCAACCTCGACGGCGCCGCCCCGTACTGGACCAGCTACACCTACAACGACGCCGGCCAGCGCGACACCGAGACAACCCACGCGGCCACGGGTGACGCCACCACCACGTACGGATACAAGACGGCGACCGGCCAGCCCCACCCGCTCGTCAAGACCACGGGCGCCAAGGCCGCCACGTACGCGTACGACAAGGCGGGCAACACCACAGGACGCCCCGGCACCCAAGCCACCCAGACCCTGGACTGGAACACCGAAGGCGAACTCGCCTCCACCACCGAACCGGCAGCCGGCGCGAAGCCCGCACTGGGCACCACCTACCTCTACGACGCCGACGGCGAACTCCTCATCCGCCGCGCGACCGGAGACGGCGACACCGTCCTCTACCTCGGCGCCACCGAAGTACGCCTCACCACCAAGGGCGCGACCAAGACGATCTCCAGCGCCCGCTACTACAGCGCGGCGGGCCAGACCATCGCGGTCCGCACCACAACGGCCGGCACCGCGGGCAGCAAGCTCAGCTACCTAGCCGCCGACCACCACGGCACCAGCAGCATCGCCATGGACGCCACCACCCAGGACGTCACGAAGCGCTACACCACCCCCTTCGGCGCCTCCCGCGGTACGAAGTCCACGACCTGGCCTGACGACAAGACCTTCCTGGGCAAGCCCGCCGACACCACCACGGGCCTCACCCACATCGGTGCTCGCGAATACGACCCAAGCGTCGGCCAGTTCATCAGCGTCGACCCTGTACTGGCTCTCGACCAGCACCAATCCCTGAACGGCTACGCGTACGGCAACAACAATCCTGTTACGTCGGCTGACCCCACTGGTATGTGGATCGACGACGGCACGGGTCACAGCGAGCCCCGGCGCGACGGAGGGCCCGCCGGGCCGCCGAGTCCCACCCCGGGAAGGTCCGGGGGCACTCATGGCAGCGGCAGCAGCACGGCGACTACTGGCGGCGATGGTCCGAGCCCGAGCCCGAGTCCGGGGCCGAAACCGACCTCCGGTCCGTACAAGGACGCAGGTATATATGACCCTGCAGGCCAGGCTGCCAAGTGGTTCTGGAACGAATTTCTCGGTTTCGGTCCACCTGAGATGCACCTCATGTGCGGAGCGGACGGCTTGTGTGAGTACGGTCCGTACGACGAGGCTATCTTCCCTTGGAGCCCTGGGGGTGCGAGTCGTCTTCTAGGAAATGCAAGCCGGACCGGCGCAGCTCTCAGCTTTGCGCAAGCAGTGAAGTCCTTGAAGGATGTGGTCAAGTCAAATCCCGTCAAGAAGGGTGGGCCAACCTCTGGACTTGGTGTTCCTGCTGACGGGCAGATCTACGCCGTCCAAAGCGGAAACAAGGCGCTCGACAAGGAGCTGCTAAAAATCGCCAACGAAAGACTCAGACAGGGATGGGTGGAAAGTGACGTACAACAGGGCTCAGGCGTACTATCGCGAACAGCACGCAGATGA
- a CDS encoding NAD(P)/FAD-dependent oxidoreductase, translating into MTGDGSVNSGEEATTGDGGPDRPYDVVVIGGGAAGLSGAVTLARARRSVLVLDAGHPRNAPASHMHGYLGHDGIPPSELLATGRDEVSRYGGEVVQDAVVAAERLPDGTGFRVVREDGPPVVARRLLVTTGLVDELPPVPGVAERWGREVLHCPYCHGWEVASRPIGVLSTGPLAVHQALMWRQWSEDITLFRHTGPEPTDEEYEQLAARGIAVVDGEVAGLEVADDRLTGVRLAGGRVIPREAVVVQPRFTARADFLASLGLTTAEQKMGGEVIGTYVSADPAGATDVPGVRVAGNVADPKGQVIAVAAAGVQAAAAINADLITDDVNRAVAARRA; encoded by the coding sequence ATGACCGGAGACGGCAGCGTGAACAGCGGCGAAGAAGCGACGACCGGGGACGGCGGCCCGGACCGCCCCTACGACGTGGTGGTGATCGGCGGCGGCGCCGCCGGACTGAGCGGAGCCGTGACCCTGGCCAGGGCGCGCCGGTCGGTCCTCGTGCTCGACGCGGGGCACCCGCGCAACGCCCCCGCCTCGCACATGCACGGCTACCTGGGACACGACGGCATCCCGCCCTCGGAACTGCTGGCCACCGGCCGGGACGAGGTGTCCCGTTACGGGGGAGAGGTCGTCCAGGACGCCGTGGTGGCCGCCGAGCGGCTGCCCGACGGCACGGGATTCCGCGTCGTACGGGAGGACGGGCCCCCGGTGGTGGCGCGCCGGCTCCTGGTGACCACCGGCCTCGTCGACGAACTGCCCCCGGTACCGGGCGTGGCCGAACGGTGGGGGCGCGAGGTCCTGCACTGCCCGTACTGCCACGGCTGGGAGGTCGCCTCCCGCCCGATCGGCGTCCTGTCCACCGGCCCGCTGGCCGTGCACCAAGCACTGATGTGGCGCCAGTGGAGCGAGGACATCACCCTCTTCCGCCACACTGGGCCCGAGCCCACGGACGAGGAGTACGAGCAGCTGGCCGCCCGCGGCATCGCCGTGGTCGACGGCGAGGTGGCCGGCCTCGAAGTGGCGGACGACCGCCTCACCGGGGTGCGGCTGGCGGGCGGCCGGGTGATCCCGCGCGAGGCCGTCGTGGTGCAGCCCCGCTTCACCGCCCGCGCGGACTTCCTCGCGAGCCTGGGGCTGACCACGGCCGAACAGAAGATGGGTGGCGAGGTGATCGGTACGTACGTCTCCGCCGACCCGGCCGGGGCGACGGACGTGCCCGGCGTCCGGGTGGCCGGCAATGTGGCCGACCCGAAGGGGCAGGTCATCGCCGTGGCCGCTGCCGGAGTGCAGGCCGCCGCGGCGATCAACGCGGACCTGATCACCGACGATGTGAACCGCGCGGTCGCCGCCCGCCGTGCCTGA